From Pseudanabaena yagii GIHE-NHR1:
AGAAATGCACCAAACAATCGCGACAAAAGAGCAGATCAGCCGAAATTAGATCATCTTGGGTGATATCTAACGACATAAATCTTCTATTCAATTGTCCATACTTTTCTTGATTTTGGTTAATAATTTCAGGGATAATATCAGCACCAATATAACTTACAGAGGAAAGGTCAACAAACTGCATCCAACTAAAATCGCCACAGGGTAGATCTAAAAATGTGCTGATTTGTAATCTTTGCAATAACGATGGTAATTAAGTCTGAATTTGTTGCGTTTGCGTTGTACTAGCTCCATCTCCTGAGATCGAATCTTGACCACTCCAATGATTAGTTCTGTAAATATTTTGAAAAGTATCCTTAATTGAATACGCAATTCCTTGCCCTAACAACTTCTGAAAATGATAGGGATCAAAGGGAACATTTTCTCTACGATTGTTTGACATAATTAACTAATTAAGGAGAGGCAGGAATTTGTAATGATTTTGTTTCGCGATCAATCCAACGGCTGACGGATGGTAACTGTGCCGAGAACCATACTGCACCTAGAATACTTAAAATGCCGCAGATAATCAAAGCATTAGTTGCACCAAAGCTATTGGCTAACGTACCTGCAAATAGATTCCCAAAAGGCATCATCCCCACCATTGCGAGGGCATAGAAACTCATTACTCTTCCGCGTTTGTCCTCCGTAACTAGAGTTTGGATAATCATATTACTACTGGTAATTTGCAGAATAGTGAAGCCGCCCGTAAAGACGAGAATCACAATTGATAGCCAAACCTGTCGCGACAGAGAGAAGGAAATTAAACTTATACCGATCGCTACTTGAGCGAATACGATTAAACGTTCCAATCCTACGATTCCGCGCCTGACGCTGAGATATAAACAGGCAAAGAATGAACCAATCGGAGCAGAAGTACTCAGATGAGCCATAGTTGTGGCATTTCCATTTAAAATTTCCGCAGCAAACACAGGCATGAGCGCAATGTGCGCCATTCCCACCAGTCCTTTTAAGGCAATCATCAACAGGATCGCACGGATCGGCTGCGTTTGGGAAACATACACAAACCCCTCTCGTAATTTCTGAAAAGTCTCTCCTAAGCTAGTACGGATATTGGAATGAATCACAGGAAGCCGCATTGCTTGCAGAGTCAAAATTGCAGGGATATAGCTAATTGTGTCGTAGAGAAAACAATATTTTACCCCTAACGTTGCTACCAAAATCCCGCCCACCGCAGGTCCTAGCACGAGAGAAGAACTCAGCATCACCGAGTTTAAGGCGATCGCATTACTACTATCAGCGCGATCGCCCACGGTTTCGGTGACGATGGTATGACGCACGGGCATATCTAACCCTTTAATCATGC
This genomic window contains:
- a CDS encoding MFS transporter, whose translation is MANQSRPLGDRIINIIYHYLPAMRWQNFRLFFGGQLLSMSGTFMTQQLTIPWLVYDLTHSAWMLGVAGFVQFLPTLIVIPFSGVLSDRWSRRDLLMFVQIVGIAVSLALTILTFTNLITFPILLVLSVLNGMIKGLDMPVRHTIVTETVGDRADSSNAIALNSVMLSSSLVLGPAVGGILVATLGVKYCFLYDTISYIPAILTLQAMRLPVIHSNIRTSLGETFQKLREGFVYVSQTQPIRAILLMIALKGLVGMAHIALMPVFAAEILNGNATTMAHLSTSAPIGSFFACLYLSVRRGIVGLERLIVFAQVAIGISLISFSLSRQVWLSIVILVFTGGFTILQITSSNMIIQTLVTEDKRGRVMSFYALAMVGMMPFGNLFAGTLANSFGATNALIICGILSILGAVWFSAQLPSVSRWIDRETKSLQIPASP